The genomic segment CCTGTTACGTTAGGATTTTCAAATATTATTCAATAATAATTAAATTACTATCTCATTAACTCTGACAACATTTGCTCAAGAATATCTTCCATAATTGACTCGTCCGTGGAGCGCAAAGAAACTGGGCCATCAAGAAATTCTTGAATAGTGATTTTCTTTTCTTTAAAGTCTTTAACAAAATCCCGAATCTCAGAAACGACGTTAATTTGAGATTCCATTGTTTCTACAATAGCAGCCATAGCGTCAATGCCTTTTTTAGCAGCTTTTCGAGAATCGCAAACCATCGTTCCTTCTGGAGTATTTTTTGTCAAACGCAGTTCCTGTTTCAGTTTTTCATATTGAGCCAGAAGGATTTGATTGTGCTGTTCTAGAGTTCGGCATCTACGGGTTAAATCATCCTCGTTATTATTGTCAATAATTTCTAAGGGTTGTTGACTTCGTTCAATTTCAAGAAGTCTTGCTAAATCCCCCTCTTGATAGGCTTTATTGATTTCTTTCATGATTTCTGTGTAAGACTTCTGTGTTTCACTGTCTCTAGCTTTGTCAGGGTGAAAGATTTCAGCCAACTTCAGAAATGTTTGACGAATTTTTCTTTGCTCATCTGTTCTAGCTACGGAGGGAGATTCTATAGGCTGTTGTGATTGCCAATTTTGATAGTGTTTTGAAGTAGTTTCCTCTGAAAAATCTCTAGTTGTATTTTCATCTTCATTATCAAACGGTTTGTCTAACTCTATATCTAAATGTCTACTATTGGGGTTTACACTGATGACTCCTGCCACCTGTAGATTCCAGTAAACTGCTTCTATCTTTTTGAGGGTTTGTTTACCAAGCTTTCTAGTAGTAAAAATTTCATCAAACAGAGTATGAATTTCCCGATCTAACTCAGCCATTCTTTGGAATAGTGGAGTAGCTTTAGTAAGAAATTCCGCACCAAAAGAACGCATCTGTTCGACAAAGTTCTTCAGTTCTGTGCGCTTTTTCTTGATCTGTTTGAGTAGTGATTGATGTTGTTTTTCTAGAAACTCTAAGCGGATATGTAATTGAGACAGAGCTAGCGGAGTTACTTTAATTGATTGCGATGGAACTGTAGTTTTTCGAGGCATGAAACACGTATGTAAGTTTAAAGTTTAAAATAGAACTGTCGCATTACTTAGGGAATGCGAAAAAAGACACATCTTGGACTGCCATAATTGCTAGGCGTATTCTGGTTTAATCGCGGATTTTAAAAGTCATTATCCGTAAAGGGAACTATGGATGGTAAAAACTTTTGAAAAGATGGGTAAAATTGTAATCTTGCTTCATAGTCATCTGTTTGTGATACTTCTAATTCAATTGTTTGCTGATTTTTTTCATCAAAGAGCAACTGGATTTGATAATTAGTCCAGAATTGGTCGCCTAGTTCATCTTCTAAATCAAAAAGTTTTTCTTCATCACCCCATATATTTGACCAAAGTCCGATCCTATTAGCCCGAAAATGATTTTGACCATAAGCATCCCCAATTACAAAATATGCTTCGACAGTCAAATTAAATTCCAAATCATCGACCTCTGTTTCTGTAATGTTGCAGTTAACGAGTACTAAGGTATCTGGGTTAACGTTTATTACCTGCTCTTGGCGTTTTAATAATTCTTGTAATACGAAATCAGGTAATAGCTCAGAACTTCCCTCAAGGGCTTGTTTTTGAGTTTCTGGCGAGTAACGGGTTTTTAACTCTTGGGTGATTAAAATTAAAATATCTTCACTAGCTAAATTGACAACTATCTTTTTATCTGTGGGATTAAGGAAACTTCCAACATTCAGATTAATGTGTTTTTTAATTGGCATAGTTCTGTAAAATCCTTTTGAACAGTTCATACTCATCTACAAATAAAGCGAAGTCAAGGAAAAATGTTACCTTAGCTTCAGTGATCCGTTTTTATCAAGACGTACTTCCGAGTAATTGCATCCTTAAACTCATAATTATAAATGACTGTGATTTGATAGCCTATTATGTTCATCCGCTAATATTTAAAAATGCCACAGTGCTTGACCAATTAACGGATTGGTTGAGTAAGTAACGAACAAATAAATTTTTAATAATATTTATTTCCTCACTAGTCAAATTTGCAGCCAGACGATCTGCATAACTTGGTCGATTAAGATTAGCAGCAAATAAACGCTTGATAAAATTATCAGAGATGTGCATTGGTGTCAAATACTTTTCAACAACCACTTGTACACAGTGTCCATTTGAGGCAAAAGCGTGACGCAAATCGTCAGCATCCCAGTTAAGCATGGGGTCAGAGGCATCTGTATAAATAGCTTCTTCTGCTAAAACTAATCGCTCATACAATTGAGTATCGAGATTTTGGCTGGGCAGTAAGTGGTAAAACCTTTGGGTATGACGAGGTACTGTCTCAGCTAAAATAAGCTTGACTGAGTGCGGGATCAATTGACCTAAAATTTGAGCAGCAAGTCCCTTATTTGATTCCAAGGCTAGTACATTGCGCCCGATAATAGAGTCAAACTGTACATTTGGTGCAAGAGATGCCAGCATAGCAGGTATCTGTGCAACAGATGCAGTAAAAACTATTGGTCGCATTGTTTCAGGAAGTGCCGCAGCAAGTTCTACTAAAGCATTGGCATCAGAGCGATTGCGAACACAGGCATAAACCCCACCTTCAGGAACTTGCCGGATTGCTTCCCAAGTAAGTAAACCAGTGGCGGCATTTAGATCCAATACTAAATGATGACGTTGTAATTGAGCGAAATTGAAAATGCGATCGCGCACAGATGCTAATTGTGTACTTACCTGAGAAAGTGTACGTTGCAACCAACGCTCATCTGCTCGGTTAACAGTTCCATAAGTCATGACTTCCATTGGTGCAACACCAATACCTTCTACTATTGCAGCAAGTTGAGCTTCTCGGCGACGCGCCACTTGTGTTGCGATTTGGTGTTCATAACCTTGGATTGATGGTTGATAAAACAATTGACCTTGCAAGCTCTTGGGTAAATACTGCTGTTCTACCCAATGATCTCGGTAAGCGTGAGGATAGAGATAACCCGCCCCATGTCCAAAGCCTTTTTTATCCCGATTGGCATCTTTAAGGTGAGTGGGGACTTCTGCAACATTTTCATTTTCTACTGCGGCTAAAGCATCAAAAAAGCCCATAATGCTATTGGATTTTGGTGCAGTCGCTAAATAAAGTACTGCCTGCGCCAAATGATAACGTCCTTCCGGCATTCCCACGCGGTCAAAAGCTTCGGCACAGGCATTTGTAACGACAATTGCTTGTGGATCAGCCAATCCGACATCTTCGCTTGCAAGAATTAACATCCGACGGAAGATGAAGCGCGGGTCTTCACCGGCATAAACCATTTTGGCCAGCCAATAGAGTGCTGCATCTGGGTCAGAACCTCGTAAGCTCTTAATAAAAGCACTAATGGTATCAAAATGGGCATCCCCTTCTTTGTCGTATAAAACAGCACGTTGTTGAATTGATTCTTCTGCCACTGCTAGGGGAATATGAATAACACCTGTAGTATCGGGGGGTGTAGTCTCTACAGCCAGTTGCAAAGCATTCAATAACGAACGAGCATCACCATTGGCAACATTAACTAGATGAGCTAAAGCATCTGTGTCAATTTGTACTATTAACTTGCCATAACCGCGTTCTGAATCGAAGAGTGTTTGCTCAACAATTTTGTATAAATCTTCATCAGTTAATTGCTGAAGTTGAAAAATCCGCGAACGGCTGACAAGTGCCTTATTGACCTCAAAAAAAGGATTTTCGGTGGTAGCACCAATGAGAATGATTGTACCATTCTCTACCCAAGGCAATAGAGCATCTTGCTGAGACTTGTTAAAACGATGGACTTCATCGACAAAAAGAATAGTTCGTTGATTATGGAACTTACGCTGTTGTTGGGCTATTTCAATTGCCGCTCGAATTTCTTTGACTCCTGAGAGTACGGCATTGATAGCAATGAAGTGAGCGCGGGTGCTGTTGGCAATAACACGGGCTAAAGTAGTTTTGCCAGTCCCTGGTGGCCCAGAAAAGATTAAGGAAGACAGTTGATCTAAATTAATAGCACGCCGCAGTAGCCTTCCTTGCCCAATAATATGGTCTTGACCAATAAATTCATCAAGTGTTCGTGGACGCATCCGAGCCGCCAGAGGTGCTGATTCTTCAGTTATTTTTGCAAGATGCTGGTCAAATAAATCCATTATTAAATACGTCTTCAGAAGTGGAGTTTTTCAAGGCATAAAATATGTGCGTATGCTTTTTCAAGGTAAAAAATTATAACGGCAATTAATATCTAAAAAGAAATTACTTTACGATGTCGTTATCAGCGCTGAAATCAGAACTGATGATTTTTGGTTTTGACTCGCTGATACAGTTCTTCCATTGTTTCAATAAAGGAAGCATCATTGTGCCAGAAATCAGGAAAATCCCCTTGTTTCTTAATCAAAATTGCACAGATACTACTTGGAGTCGCCACTTCAATAGTTTGTGGTAATCGCTTTGTACCTAACCAAAATTCTCTGGCATTTGGCATTTGGTTAAGAGATTGCTTTTCTAGCTTAGTGTATAGCGAATTAGAAAGTTCTAAAGGAATTTCCTTAGTATTCAATTCCTCAGATAGAGTTTTTCCCAAAGGAGAATTAGCTAGTTTGGCTTGAAGTTCTGCTTTCGATAATCCCCGTAATTCAAATAACAACCAGGGATTATTATCTAATTGAGAAGCCACTAAATAGTAAACTCCAGCAATGTGCTTACAGGGATTAGCATAATCTGGACAAGAGCATTTAGTTTTGAAATCCTTACTACTATGGGGCAATAAATGTAGTCCCAAATGAGAGAAAGTATCTTCAATATTTTCTGGGACTTCATTTAGCAGCAATCGAGAAATGATACTGGCTTTAGAAGAAAGCTTTTGGATAGCTTCATTCCAATGGGTTTTAGCAATAGGTGTAATCTGAATCTCTATATTATAAGTTGGTTCTTTGTAGATTCCAAAATAGGGATTAACTGAGCCTCTGACTTTGGCAGTAATTTTATTTAAGTCAATCTCAAAGCTTTTGACTTTACCACCGCTAGCATAAGATCGTCCTCTTTTGAGTCGGTTATCATCTGTAAAAGCTTCTAGTGCTTGAATAAAGCGATCGCCCCACCAAGTTCGACTAAATTTAGCCATAATATCTACTCCAAAATTGCACTCTTGTTCAATGAAATCAACCGCTTAAAGGCTTCATTATCTAATTCGGTGAGCCAAGATTCATCGCTACCAACAACAGCATCAGAGAGTTTTTTCTTATCTTCAATCATTTGGTCAATTCTCTCTTCTAGAGTTCCAATGGCAACAAACTTATGCACAAAGACATTCTTTTTTTGACCAATACGGAAAGCACGGTCAGTTGCTTGGTCTTCAACTGCTGGGTTCCACCAACGGTCAAAGTGAAAGACATGGTTGGCTTTCGTGAGGGTGATACCTACGCCCCCTGCTTTCAAGGAAAGGATAAAAACCGATGGTTCTGTATTTGGGTCTTGAAATTCGGTAATCATTTGCTCTCGACGTGGGCGACTAGTACCACCATGCAAATAGTAAGTATTGCAATGCAGACTATGTTTGAGATGTTTTTCAATCTTTTCACCCACTTCCGTAAATTGACTAAAAATGAGTAAACTTTCTCCTTCATCAACTGCCTCCTCAACCATCTCTGCTAACCGACTGAGTTTGTGCGAACGCAGTGGTGAAAATTCGCTCCCATCTTGCAGAAATTGGGCTGGATGATTACAAATCTGCTTCAATTTCATCAGCGTTGAAAGAATCAATCCTTTGCGCTGAATTCCCTCTGCTGATTGCAATTGTTTTTCTACATCTAGTACCACCACTTCATAAAGCGATGCTTGCTCTTTGGTCAGGTTGGTGTAGAGTTTTTGTTCCACTTTATCTGGCAAGTCATTAATAATAGATTGGTCAGTTTTTAACCTTCGCAGAATTAGAGGTTCTACCAGTTTTTTCAAGGTGGCAGATTTCACGCGGTCATTGTCTTTTTGAATCGGAATCTCGAAGATTTTCCGAAACTGGGCTTCTTTACCCAAGTAACCAGGATTGAGAAAGTTAAAAATTGACCATAAATCCAGTAAGCGGTTTTCTACAGGAGTGCCTGTCAATGCCAGCCGATGTTTAGCTCTTAATTTTAAAATAGCTTTAGTTTGGGCAGCTTTCGGATTTTTAATATTTTGTGCCTCATCCAGTACTAAACGTTGCCACTCGATGCCGCTCAATAACTTTTCATCTTTGCGGACTAGAGTAAAGGAGCTAATTATCACATCGTTTTGTTCACAAGCAGCTTTGAAATCAGCTAGATTTTGTAGCCTAGTGCTACCATGATGCACCATAGTTTTTAAATGAGGTGCGAATTTGGCAATTTCCTTCTGCCAGTTGCCAACAACAGAAGTCGGAGCAATTAATAGTGTGGGCAGGGCAGATAAAGAAGTAATTTTTCCTCCTACTTTCAGAGCTGAATGTAACTCTTTCTCTTGCACTAATCGGGCAATCACCTGCACGGATTTACCTAAACCCATATCGTCTGCCAAACAGCCATTTAATCCCAAGTTTTCTAGATATTGTAGCCAGGAAACACCACGCTTTTGATATTCTCGGAGTGTGCCTTGCAGATTCTCAAGTTCAGAAATTGGTTCTAGGCGACTTTTATCTTGTAGCTTTGCTATCATCTCTGACAAAGCTTCGTCATGTTCAATTTCCCATTCTGACCCCAATTCAGCACTGCGTTGTAGAAACTCCAGTAAGGTCATCTGGGGTTGTTCGTTACCGTGGGACTGCCAAAATTCGAGTAACTGCTGCATTTTATCCCGGTCTAATTCCATCCATTGACCGCGAAAATGCACTAGGGGAGTTTTAGCATTAATCAGTTGTTCCCATTCAATAGGTGTGACAGTTTGCTCCCCAATTGCCAACTCATACTGATACTCCACCAGTGAGTCTAAGCCAAAATAGCTTTTTGTTTCCCCTTTCGTTGCAGCAAGTTTGCTACCCGATGCTTTGAGGCGAATTTTGGCGCGACGACGACCTGCCGGAGTATACCAAGCAGGTACAATTACTTTGAATCCTGAGTCTTCCAGTACCCAAGCACTTTCAGTAAGGAAGTCAAATGCTTCATCTAAGGTAAGTTGCATTGCTGTTGGCTTATCTGTCTCCAACCCAAGCCAGAGTTTGGTATACATCCGGGCTGCATACCCCAGATTCAGCAGTAAATTTGTTTCAAAATCTTTACCAAAATCTTTATGTACGCCAGTTTTGGTAAATTGATTCATTGTCCAGTAGTCTGCTAACGCTAACTTCAAGGATGGATCTTGTTTACTGGCTACTAGAAATTGAATTTGCCAATTGTCTATTTGTGACGATGAAGGAGAATGTAACTGGAAGCACAGATGAAAAGGTGAATCAGCTTGAGTGCGGGTTATTTTGGTTTTCCACACCAACCATTGCCGATATTCCTCAAGGGCAGTATTTGTTGTTAGTGGATTGTGCTGACGAGGAGAAAAGCAAGATTCAATTAGAGAATCAGCAATTTGTTTGTCAAAAGCGGCTGTTGATGGGGTGTGAGTTACTAAATCATGAAGTACATATTCGGAAAAGTGACGCAATAGTGTTTCTCGATCAAAAAACTCAATAGGATAACTAACTGTTGCTTTACCTGCCACACATATTAGTGGCATATAGTCAATATATTTCAGAATATTTGCTTCATATTGTTCTGAAATAATTTCCCAGGTGGCATAAATTTCAAATGCTGCTTTAGCAGTCTTGTTTTTGCCTTTTTTCTTCGGATTTTCCGATGATAACTGTCGATATTTCAGTGCGGGAATAAATTGGTCTTTGAGGATTACTTGTTTAAAACTTTGAGTGTAATGATACCAAAATAATAAATCTGAACCAATTTGAAAACTCTCGGCATTATATATTGCTAAAAAATGGATATCTTTAAGTAGTTTAATAATATTAAGTGTTGTGACATTTTTGGTAGACACTACTGTTTCATAACAATCAATCTGCCAATATTGGAATTCTTCATAGCTATCAGTCAACTCAATTTCTAAATACTTGGTTAATTCTGGTGAGGGTAGGGGCTGATTATTGGTGGTTGGTAAGGCAAAGTATTTAGGAGATATGCGTTGGGAAAATTTAGTATTGTCTTCTTTAATTCCCAATTCTTGTACTAAAAAGGCGATTAATTGGGATTCTACCAAGTGTCCAGGATGAATTTTTTGACTATTGGTGTGACTTTTTTGGGATAATTGAGTTTCTACCCACAAGTAAAAAGACCCTGACTGAATAAAGTCAGTTTCCTCGTTTGGTATCCAGGTGCCATGAAGTATTCTCATAGTTATAATGCCTCTGGATTGTTTGGAAATTCACGCGCCTTAGAATTACTTTAGCAAACAGAGGTGCTAGAACTATTTTCTTTATGCAAAAGAAAGCGATGACGCTATCGTGCGATCGCTTGTTCAGAAATCAGACATAAATCCTACATTTTGGCTACAAATCAAAGTCAAGACTGAATGTTTCACCATCAGAATCTTCTTCTTCCTCCTCTGCGAATTCTGCGAATGGAGTTGCAGTCCTTGAAGAGAGTTTGTTATCTTCTGTATTAATCGGGGTGAAAGTCGCTTGTTGTGTGGGAAACGCACCCTTTCTGAAAGCAAAATAGCAATCAATAATAAAGTAAAGCGTCTCCAGGTAACTCTTGCCTAGTTGCTGTGATTCGGCAAATATCCGCTCACGGTAGCTATCTTTGATCCGAACTTTTTCTGGGGTTAAGTCAAGTTTGTCTGCCATTGCGATCACTTAATAGATGTAGATGCTGGATTCTTGCTGGTGATGGTTTTTGCCATCTCTAAAAGCCCAGAGACATTGGCTTCTACCGGATTGTCCAGGATTTTGAAGCCGTTTTTCTCCAACAGCTTCTTAAATCCTGGTAAGAGACAGCCTCCACCTATCGCCCAGATTTCATCCCCTTGGTGCTTGGCATCCAATGTCAGATTCACCACTTTCTTCAAGTATTTTTCATACCAATCTTTTAAACTTGCACTGTATATATCTTTGATATCAATGTCACGGCTGTACCTGGTATGTCCCATCTCCAGACAAAATCGGATCTTGGAAGCATCCCCGATTTTCCCCCCATTTAGATGTTTCATTTTTTGGGAAATATCATCGATGAGAACTTCTACACCAATGGGGTAGGCAGTGTGAACTTCTCGCTGACCTCGGTTGTAACGAGAATATAGGGTTGTTCCATTACCAAAGTCTAAAATTGTTAATTTTTTCGGTAGTGGATGCCCAAACAATGCACCCATACCCTCTAGTACAACTTTCAGCACTTCTACTTTCACGTCTGATTGTTTGCCAGCAAGTATTGGCTGATATTCTCCATTGAGTACTTTTTGTAATTCTTCAGCCAGACCAACATCATGTAAGCTGACGACTAATTTTAAGTGCCAAGCCTTACGGTGTGGCAGATGTGCCAATGCACCCAATAAAGTCAACAACGCATTATTTACTTTATTTTCATTGTTGTCTGTGTTGCGGTCAAAATAATTTCCTGTACGGTAAGCAGACTCTCCAACTGTATAAGCACTACCGTTAAAAACTACACGTCCTGGCACATCTTCCATCTCGGCATTAGTTATATAGCTGGGCACACGAACTACTTCAAAGCCATCGACTAAAAGTTTGAGGCTTCCGTAACCGTTATCGAAACCCGCAGGAAAAATTTTTTGTAAGGTGTGAATGTTTGACATCTGCTCCAAGGTAATACGCTTTGATTTGTGAAAGTTATCTGTTCAGATAATTTGGGGGAGTAGGGGAGAGAAGAATAAAATAACTCCCCCTTTTTGATCCAGACTCAAGAGTTTATCATAACCCCTTGGGGGCTAAGTGGGGTATAAAATCTCAGTCATTCAAATGTACCCCATATAGCACCTATATATATCCTATATAGGGGTCAAAATGTCACCAAAGTCCTGAGCTATTGTTGGGGTATACATAGCCCCCACATAGCCCCCAGTAGGATTTTTTGAAATCTTTTTATCAATGCAGCAGAAATTAATTTAGATCATCGTTGACTCTTTGATTTATACTTTACTATCAATTTTTTGTTGAAAAGCAATTCAGTTTTGATCTTTAACTTCTTGCTGACTACGTAACGAGTGGGTTATTACTTGCTTACAGGTTCAGCTTTCTCTACTGAATTATCATTCACACCCAAAGTCAATTCCAAAGGAGTTTTTTGGGGGTAAGCTTTTACCACTTGTCGATAAACATCATAATTAGTAGGTAGTGTCTGCTGAGAATTACCCACTCCATAAGTCAGTTTGTACTTTACATCTTTCACTAATTCAGGTTTTCCTATCTCTTCTTGAGGTCTTTTACGTTGTTCAACTTCATCAACACTTGGCCGCGGCGGTAAAGTAGGCCACCATAACCCTCTGTCATCTGGGCCAACAACGGCTCCTGCCGGTTT from the Nostoc sp. C052 genome contains:
- a CDS encoding J domain-containing protein, which encodes MPRKTTVPSQSIKVTPLALSQLHIRLEFLEKQHQSLLKQIKKKRTELKNFVEQMRSFGAEFLTKATPLFQRMAELDREIHTLFDEIFTTRKLGKQTLKKIEAVYWNLQVAGVISVNPNSRHLDIELDKPFDNEDENTTRDFSEETTSKHYQNWQSQQPIESPSVARTDEQRKIRQTFLKLAEIFHPDKARDSETQKSYTEIMKEINKAYQEGDLARLLEIERSQQPLEIIDNNNEDDLTRRCRTLEQHNQILLAQYEKLKQELRLTKNTPEGTMVCDSRKAAKKGIDAMAAIVETMESQINVVSEIRDFVKDFKEKKITIQEFLDGPVSLRSTDESIMEDILEQMLSELMR
- a CDS encoding AAA family ATPase, whose translation is MDLFDQHLAKITEESAPLAARMRPRTLDEFIGQDHIIGQGRLLRRAINLDQLSSLIFSGPPGTGKTTLARVIANSTRAHFIAINAVLSGVKEIRAAIEIAQQQRKFHNQRTILFVDEVHRFNKSQQDALLPWVENGTIILIGATTENPFFEVNKALVSRSRIFQLQQLTDEDLYKIVEQTLFDSERGYGKLIVQIDTDALAHLVNVANGDARSLLNALQLAVETTPPDTTGVIHIPLAVAEESIQQRAVLYDKEGDAHFDTISAFIKSLRGSDPDAALYWLAKMVYAGEDPRFIFRRMLILASEDVGLADPQAIVVTNACAEAFDRVGMPEGRYHLAQAVLYLATAPKSNSIMGFFDALAAVENENVAEVPTHLKDANRDKKGFGHGAGYLYPHAYRDHWVEQQYLPKSLQGQLFYQPSIQGYEHQIATQVARRREAQLAAIVEGIGVAPMEVMTYGTVNRADERWLQRTLSQVSTQLASVRDRIFNFAQLQRHHLVLDLNAATGLLTWEAIRQVPEGGVYACVRNRSDANALVELAAALPETMRPIVFTASVAQIPAMLASLAPNVQFDSIIGRNVLALESNKGLAAQILGQLIPHSVKLILAETVPRHTQRFYHLLPSQNLDTQLYERLVLAEEAIYTDASDPMLNWDADDLRHAFASNGHCVQVVVEKYLTPMHISDNFIKRLFAANLNRPSYADRLAANLTSEEINIIKNLFVRYLLNQSVNWSSTVAFLNISG
- a CDS encoding SWIM zinc finger family protein codes for the protein MAKFSRTWWGDRFIQALEAFTDDNRLKRGRSYASGGKVKSFEIDLNKITAKVRGSVNPYFGIYKEPTYNIEIQITPIAKTHWNEAIQKLSSKASIISRLLLNEVPENIEDTFSHLGLHLLPHSSKDFKTKCSCPDYANPCKHIAGVYYLVASQLDNNPWLLFELRGLSKAELQAKLANSPLGKTLSEELNTKEIPLELSNSLYTKLEKQSLNQMPNAREFWLGTKRLPQTIEVATPSSICAILIKKQGDFPDFWHNDASFIETMEELYQRVKTKNHQF
- a CDS encoding ParM/StbA family protein, which codes for MSNIHTLQKIFPAGFDNGYGSLKLLVDGFEVVRVPSYITNAEMEDVPGRVVFNGSAYTVGESAYRTGNYFDRNTDNNENKVNNALLTLLGALAHLPHRKAWHLKLVVSLHDVGLAEELQKVLNGEYQPILAGKQSDVKVEVLKVVLEGMGALFGHPLPKKLTILDFGNGTTLYSRYNRGQREVHTAYPIGVEVLIDDISQKMKHLNGGKIGDASKIRFCLEMGHTRYSRDIDIKDIYSASLKDWYEKYLKKVVNLTLDAKHQGDEIWAIGGGCLLPGFKKLLEKNGFKILDNPVEANVSGLLEMAKTITSKNPASTSIK
- a CDS encoding DEAD/DEAH box helicase, which encodes MRILHGTWIPNEETDFIQSGSFYLWVETQLSQKSHTNSQKIHPGHLVESQLIAFLVQELGIKEDNTKFSQRISPKYFALPTTNNQPLPSPELTKYLEIELTDSYEEFQYWQIDCYETVVSTKNVTTLNIIKLLKDIHFLAIYNAESFQIGSDLLFWYHYTQSFKQVILKDQFIPALKYRQLSSENPKKKGKNKTAKAAFEIYATWEIISEQYEANILKYIDYMPLICVAGKATVSYPIEFFDRETLLRHFSEYVLHDLVTHTPSTAAFDKQIADSLIESCFSPRQHNPLTTNTALEEYRQWLVWKTKITRTQADSPFHLCFQLHSPSSSQIDNWQIQFLVASKQDPSLKLALADYWTMNQFTKTGVHKDFGKDFETNLLLNLGYAARMYTKLWLGLETDKPTAMQLTLDEAFDFLTESAWVLEDSGFKVIVPAWYTPAGRRRAKIRLKASGSKLAATKGETKSYFGLDSLVEYQYELAIGEQTVTPIEWEQLINAKTPLVHFRGQWMELDRDKMQQLLEFWQSHGNEQPQMTLLEFLQRSAELGSEWEIEHDEALSEMIAKLQDKSRLEPISELENLQGTLREYQKRGVSWLQYLENLGLNGCLADDMGLGKSVQVIARLVQEKELHSALKVGGKITSLSALPTLLIAPTSVVGNWQKEIAKFAPHLKTMVHHGSTRLQNLADFKAACEQNDVIISSFTLVRKDEKLLSGIEWQRLVLDEAQNIKNPKAAQTKAILKLRAKHRLALTGTPVENRLLDLWSIFNFLNPGYLGKEAQFRKIFEIPIQKDNDRVKSATLKKLVEPLILRRLKTDQSIINDLPDKVEQKLYTNLTKEQASLYEVVVLDVEKQLQSAEGIQRKGLILSTLMKLKQICNHPAQFLQDGSEFSPLRSHKLSRLAEMVEEAVDEGESLLIFSQFTEVGEKIEKHLKHSLHCNTYYLHGGTSRPRREQMITEFQDPNTEPSVFILSLKAGGVGITLTKANHVFHFDRWWNPAVEDQATDRAFRIGQKKNVFVHKFVAIGTLEERIDQMIEDKKKLSDAVVGSDESWLTELDNEAFKRLISLNKSAILE